The nucleotide sequence ACAGGAAGAAGCTCGAGCACAGGTTGCTTGTGGAAGACGAAACGTACCAAGATCTAATTCAACAGGACTTTCTCGATACCTTTCACAACCTCACTATCAAGCTTCTCCTCCAGCTCAGGTGGACGCACACCTACTGCGAACACGCCCGCTTCCTCATGTCCGCAGACGATGACATCTTCGTCCACATGCCCAACCTGATCCGTTACCTGCAGGAGGTCAACCGGACCGGCGTCAAAGACTTCTGGATCGGTAAGGTGCACCGAGGCGCTCCGCCCATTCGTAAGAAAGAGAGCAAGTACTACGTGTCTGAAGAGATGTACCCCTGGCTCCTCTATCCCGATTATACCCCCGGAGCCGGGTACGTCGTCTCCAGTGACGTGGCCTCTAGAGTCTACCAAGCTTCCCTCACATTAAACGCCTCTATTTATATCGACGACGTCTTCATGGGCATTTGCGGCAATGCCATAGGGATCTCTCCTCAAGAACATGTCTTCTTCTCGGGAGAAGGTAGAGCTCCTAACCACGTCTGCATCTACAACCAAATGATGACGTCCCACGGGCATGTCAAGGACTTCCACGAACTCTGGAAACTTGCAACAGATCCTGTGGTGCAGCAGGTTTCTTCGGGACTTTTAGGAAAGCTTTACTGCACCGTAGCTAAAATCAGACTCCTTTGCACATTACATACTATAAACACCTACCCATGTAAAGCAGC is from Hemibagrus wyckioides isolate EC202008001 linkage group LG07, SWU_Hwy_1.0, whole genome shotgun sequence and encodes:
- the b3gnt5b gene encoding lactosylceramide 1,3-N-acetyl-beta-D-glucosaminyltransferase B, which produces MFACFRRIKKCQLRQLMMTCFVLSVIKVYWESLDRNITSHVKSYSFRMLSSLDFISANLTISHKAARKFSDHRYLINHEQKCVDEDVLLLLLVKSSPENFERRQAIRSTWGNEAYIQRNLGVTVRVLFALGVHPQPEDRKKLEHRLLVEDETYQDLIQQDFLDTFHNLTIKLLLQLRWTHTYCEHARFLMSADDDIFVHMPNLIRYLQEVNRTGVKDFWIGKVHRGAPPIRKKESKYYVSEEMYPWLLYPDYTPGAGYVVSSDVASRVYQASLTLNASIYIDDVFMGICGNAIGISPQEHVFFSGEGRAPNHVCIYNQMMTSHGHVKDFHELWKLATDPVVQQVSSGLLGKLYCTVAKIRLLCTLHTINTYPCKAAFL